The following are encoded in a window of Natronoarchaeum philippinense genomic DNA:
- a CDS encoding nitrite/sulfite reductase: MANKKETWKDGMYGDEVREKLLEFAEEGWESIPEDERDMWFSRFKFWGVFHQRSGQESYFMMRLTNCDGILEPGQLRAIGEVAREYAVGPAENPEFGDAWIDLTTRQSVQLHWLKLEDIPEIWEKLESVGVTTRSAGGDTMRNISGCPVAGKDENELVETRALLDRLQEDLRGDDALANMPRKFNISVTGCCEGCAQDSINDVGLEPAEKEIDVSGGAGGPSDESDGGDAVRGFNVRVGGGLGGREPREARELDIFVTPDNAYELVRGFVELYHALGNRQNRNKNRARFFVDDWGTTKIRKVLQEHYVDFELREAGEDVREEYTYNAGRPIQAGKSDHVGVHDQPDGRNYVGLSVPVGRITADEAIELADLADEYGSGEVRLTRRQNPIVVDVPDEALDDLLAEPLLETHAPEPSPFQRGGVACTGTEFCSLALTETKARMARMLRWLRENVDLQDDVRTIKIHYSGCTADCGQAMTADIGLQGMRARKDGEMVEAMDVGVGGGIGEEPTFIDWVRQRVPADEVPGLIKNLSEAFAAHRQEGQTFRQWVEATGEEALIELAEPEEVDGYEDPCLNDAKQSWYPFADGESPAPTGPEGEPLNAD, translated from the coding sequence ATGGCAAACAAAAAAGAGACGTGGAAAGACGGGATGTACGGCGACGAAGTACGCGAGAAGCTGCTGGAGTTCGCGGAGGAGGGCTGGGAGTCGATCCCCGAGGACGAGCGGGACATGTGGTTCTCCCGGTTCAAGTTCTGGGGCGTGTTCCACCAGCGCTCGGGCCAAGAGAGCTACTTCATGATGCGGCTGACGAACTGCGACGGCATACTCGAACCCGGCCAGCTCCGGGCGATCGGGGAGGTCGCCCGCGAGTACGCTGTCGGCCCGGCCGAAAACCCCGAGTTCGGCGACGCGTGGATCGACCTGACGACGCGCCAGTCGGTCCAGCTCCACTGGCTCAAGCTCGAAGACATCCCCGAGATTTGGGAAAAGCTGGAGTCGGTCGGCGTCACCACGCGGTCTGCGGGCGGGGATACGATGCGCAACATCTCTGGCTGTCCGGTCGCCGGCAAAGACGAGAACGAACTCGTCGAGACGCGGGCGCTGCTCGATCGGCTCCAAGAGGATCTGCGCGGCGACGACGCGCTGGCGAACATGCCTAGGAAGTTCAACATCAGCGTCACGGGCTGCTGTGAGGGCTGCGCGCAGGACTCGATCAACGACGTGGGACTCGAACCGGCCGAAAAGGAGATCGACGTCTCCGGCGGAGCCGGAGGCCCGTCAGACGAGTCTGACGGCGGCGACGCAGTGCGCGGGTTCAACGTCCGCGTCGGCGGCGGACTGGGCGGGCGCGAGCCGCGCGAGGCCCGCGAACTCGACATCTTCGTCACCCCGGACAACGCCTACGAGCTGGTGCGTGGCTTCGTCGAGCTGTACCACGCGCTCGGGAACCGCCAGAACCGCAACAAAAACCGGGCGCGCTTTTTCGTCGACGACTGGGGCACGACCAAGATCCGGAAAGTTCTCCAAGAGCACTACGTCGACTTCGAACTCCGGGAGGCCGGCGAGGACGTCCGCGAGGAGTACACCTACAACGCGGGGCGGCCGATTCAAGCGGGTAAGTCCGATCACGTCGGCGTCCACGATCAGCCCGACGGGCGCAACTACGTCGGCCTGAGCGTGCCGGTCGGCCGGATCACCGCCGACGAGGCGATCGAACTGGCCGACCTCGCCGACGAGTACGGCAGCGGCGAGGTCCGACTCACCCGCCGGCAGAACCCGATCGTCGTCGACGTTCCCGACGAGGCCCTCGACGACCTGCTCGCCGAGCCGCTGCTCGAAACCCACGCTCCCGAGCCGAGCCCGTTCCAGCGCGGCGGCGTCGCCTGCACGGGCACCGAGTTCTGCTCGCTCGCGCTGACCGAAACCAAGGCGCGGATGGCCCGGATGCTGCGCTGGCTCCGCGAGAACGTCGACCTGCAAGACGACGTTCGGACGATCAAGATCCACTACTCCGGCTGTACGGCCGACTGCGGGCAGGCGATGACCGCCGACATCGGCCTGCAGGGAATGCGCGCTCGGAAAGACGGCGAGATGGTCGAGGCGATGGACGTCGGCGTCGGCGGCGGCATCGGCGAGGAACCGACGTTTATCGACTGGGTCCGCCAGCGCGTCCCTGCCGACGAGGTGCCGGGACTGATCAAGAACCTCTCCGAAGCGTTCGCTGCCCACCGACAGGAGGGCCAGACGTTCCGTCAGTGGGTCGAAGCGACCGGCGAGGAAGCGCTGATCGAACTGGCCGAACCCGAGGAGGTCGACGGCTACGAAGACCCATGCCTGAACGACGCCAAACAGTCGTGGTACCCCTTCGCCGACGGCGAGAGCCCGGCGCCGACCGGCCCCGAGGGCGAGCCGTTGAACGCCGACTGA
- a CDS encoding DUF2309 domain-containing protein — protein MEDTDRSEFMDPNSVRARVDNAAESIGRVWPLYADVAANPLAGFEDLPFEDAVAQGEELYGGQGYPSAEYFRRAWERGEIDPTVLTERLDDAGIDADPETVLDRMDEETPDEGHNSSDDLLDRLLSKWLAAFLDQGETAWAMPNRERGFYEAWRELAPYDDEIPAATTPVGEFYRDRLTDLPDTAMEALYVALADVPEERWEATFEHHLAALPGWTGLIKQREGDDNNPWQDAYPITLIDYLAARLILAKHLGEPIAPQGERRSDAVEDRPPAAVWLDAWEESYRQELVDAVRASEDAEAQHPDNVEAEANTAGDADAGTGATSDGPAAQFVFCIDTRSEIIRRHLEATGPYETHGYAGFFGVPIRHEGYGEHVSTDSCPVIAEPKHRIDERATADGEAERHDRWHDLSHAGHKLMKSLKNDVAGAFGFVEGAGGFFGAALAARTLLPSSMYDLRDGAGSPDEPEFCEPAVDPPDADDADAEVGPAGGDAPDETVRGDAGEHLQVEADGLPRGISTEQQAFYAEAAFDLMGWDEFAPLVVFAGHASQTVNNPYKSSIDCGACAGSSGVPNARTLASICNEPAVRSQLAERGIEIPDETVFVAAEHDTTTDEITLFADDDLRAERAETFERLERDLETARGGAAAERIETIDGAEPSDPVRETERRAADWAEPRPEIGLSGNAGFVVGRRELTSGVDLDGRAFLHTYDWATDPDGEALENILVGPLVVVQMISAQYYFSTVDNDVYGSGTKVTHNPVGKIGVYQGNGGDLRMGLPFQSLHDDDGAAYHSPLRPTTLLQAPVERVEAILERNDGLRELFDNEWLKLSVLDPERGDAVFHYRGELEWESEQTESSTPTQPVSAD, from the coding sequence ATGGAAGACACTGACCGCTCAGAGTTCATGGATCCGAACTCGGTACGCGCGCGAGTCGACAACGCCGCCGAGAGCATCGGCCGGGTCTGGCCGCTGTACGCGGACGTGGCGGCCAATCCACTGGCCGGTTTCGAGGACCTCCCCTTCGAGGACGCCGTCGCCCAAGGCGAGGAGCTCTACGGCGGCCAAGGGTACCCGAGCGCCGAGTACTTTCGTCGCGCTTGGGAGCGCGGCGAGATCGATCCCACCGTACTGACCGAGCGACTGGACGACGCCGGTATCGACGCCGACCCCGAAACCGTGCTCGATCGGATGGACGAGGAGACGCCCGACGAGGGGCACAACTCGTCCGACGACCTGCTCGATCGACTGCTTTCGAAGTGGCTCGCCGCCTTCCTCGATCAAGGCGAGACGGCGTGGGCCATGCCGAATCGGGAACGGGGGTTCTACGAGGCCTGGCGCGAGTTGGCGCCGTACGACGACGAGATTCCGGCCGCGACCACGCCGGTCGGGGAGTTCTATCGCGATCGACTGACCGACCTACCCGACACCGCGATGGAGGCGCTGTACGTCGCCCTCGCGGACGTTCCCGAAGAGCGGTGGGAAGCCACATTCGAGCACCATCTGGCGGCGCTGCCGGGCTGGACCGGCCTGATCAAACAGCGCGAGGGCGACGACAACAACCCGTGGCAGGACGCCTACCCGATCACGCTGATCGACTACCTCGCCGCCCGCCTGATCCTCGCCAAACATCTCGGCGAGCCGATCGCGCCGCAGGGCGAGCGCCGTTCGGACGCCGTCGAGGACCGGCCCCCGGCCGCGGTGTGGCTGGACGCGTGGGAGGAGAGCTACCGGCAGGAACTCGTCGACGCCGTCAGGGCATCCGAAGACGCGGAAGCACAGCACCCGGACAACGTCGAGGCGGAGGCAAACACCGCTGGCGACGCCGACGCGGGGACCGGAGCAACGAGCGACGGCCCCGCCGCCCAGTTCGTGTTCTGCATCGACACCCGTTCGGAGATCATCCGCCGGCATCTCGAAGCCACCGGCCCCTACGAGACCCACGGATACGCCGGCTTCTTCGGCGTGCCGATCCGTCACGAGGGGTACGGCGAGCACGTCTCGACCGACTCCTGTCCGGTGATCGCGGAACCGAAACACCGGATCGACGAGCGCGCGACGGCCGACGGCGAGGCCGAGCGCCACGACCGATGGCACGACTTGTCCCACGCGGGTCACAAGCTGATGAAGTCGCTCAAGAACGACGTTGCCGGCGCGTTCGGCTTCGTCGAGGGCGCCGGTGGTTTCTTCGGCGCAGCGCTGGCCGCGCGGACCCTGCTTCCCTCGTCGATGTACGACCTGCGCGACGGCGCGGGATCGCCGGACGAGCCGGAGTTTTGCGAGCCCGCCGTCGACCCGCCGGACGCCGACGACGCCGACGCAGAGGTCGGACCGGCCGGAGGGGACGCCCCCGATGAGACCGTCCGAGGGGACGCCGGCGAGCACTTACAGGTCGAAGCCGACGGGCTCCCCCGTGGCATCTCGACCGAGCAGCAGGCGTTCTACGCCGAGGCGGCGTTCGACCTGATGGGGTGGGACGAGTTCGCCCCGCTGGTCGTCTTCGCGGGCCACGCCAGCCAGACCGTCAACAACCCCTACAAATCGAGCATCGACTGTGGCGCCTGCGCGGGTAGCTCCGGCGTCCCGAACGCCCGGACGCTGGCGTCGATCTGCAACGAGCCGGCGGTGCGGTCGCAACTCGCCGAACGCGGGATCGAGATTCCCGACGAGACGGTCTTCGTCGCCGCCGAGCACGACACCACCACCGACGAGATTACGCTCTTTGCGGACGATGACCTTCGGGCCGAGCGTGCCGAGACGTTCGAACGATTGGAGCGCGATCTCGAAACTGCTCGGGGCGGCGCCGCCGCCGAGCGCATCGAAACGATCGACGGCGCCGAGCCGAGCGATCCCGTCCGGGAGACCGAGCGCCGGGCGGCCGACTGGGCCGAGCCACGCCCGGAGATCGGACTCTCTGGCAACGCCGGGTTCGTCGTCGGACGGCGCGAACTGACCAGCGGCGTCGACCTCGACGGCCGCGCGTTCCTCCACACCTACGACTGGGCGACCGATCCCGATGGAGAGGCCCTAGAGAACATCCTCGTCGGCCCGCTGGTCGTCGTCCAGATGATCAGCGCGCAGTACTACTTCTCGACGGTCGACAACGACGTGTACGGCAGCGGCACGAAAGTCACGCACAACCCCGTCGGGAAGATCGGCGTCTACCAAGGCAACGGCGGCGACCTGCGGATGGGGCTGCCCTTCCAGTCGCTCCACGACGACGACGGGGCGGCCTACCACTCCCCGCTGCGTCCGACGACGCTGCTGCAGGCGCCGGTCGAGCGCGTCGAGGCCATTCTGGAGCGCAACGACGGGCTCCGGGAGCTGTTCGACAACGAGTGGCTGAAGCTGAGCGTACTGGATCCCGAGCGGGGGGACGCCGTGTTCCACTACCGGGGCGAGCTGGAGTGGGAATCCGAACAGACCGAATCGTCGACGCCTACGCAGCCGGTTTCGGCCGACTGA